One genomic segment of Anguilla anguilla isolate fAngAng1 chromosome 2, fAngAng1.pri, whole genome shotgun sequence includes these proteins:
- the LOC118221619 gene encoding neuroblast differentiation-associated protein AHNAK-like, translating into MRHSRSKSFSDSLVLEDVDKGGVIVKSIRADSSTDIGLKEGDEIIGATIHFDKLKKDEVLRVLKLIEPYDENMKVLTKESLKASVSSGILNNSIASPKEMLEDSYSRLFHSKVQRFLNREPFVCDAAKTSAVKIGDLNSQLLVQGTRLHLDGPSFKSDIAGPSQNLSNMIAQTPQVDIDAKWSGPKIQDTKALEDSSFSVPDFSKSCPMPPMGLSSKLKEPDLEDNVKCLEVNLSGPNSESSDMDLNMKIDSIKGGDNVSGIDMLDDSTHRPELDLKATDVDLKSPSKKCTYQTLPKFGMSGPNVKGPEMDIDGDQETPGLNCSSPKILKENNTPQFGVDLPKADFNSPKLDMKTSDLEMGAPSAKFTMPKLNLSGPKVRGPDFDIDAGLKTPDLSLKPHKIKGGIKAPDIGLNLPRDDIKGSKFHMKIPDVDLKTPSRQFKLPTLPKFGISGPKLKRTEVDIDTDLKTPDMNFSVPKIKGETIAPEFGVDLPKADLNSPKLGTKTPHLDINAPSGKFAMPKFSLSGPKVKGPEFGIDTGLKTPDLNLKAPKLKGGVRAPDIGLNLPSADVKGTGLNMHVPDIDLKSPSRHFKSPTLPNFGISGPKLKHPEMDIHGDLETPDMNLSPPTIKGEMNVPELGADLPNADFNISKLDMKTPDLAINAPSGKFAIPKFSLSGPKVKGPDFGIDAGLKTPDLNLKAPKIKGGIKAPDIGLNLPNADIKGTGLNVDVPNVNLKSPSQKFKFPTLPKFGISGPKLKHPEMDIHGDLETPDMNLSPRTIKGEMNVPELGADLPNADFNIPKLDMKTPDLAINAPSGKFAIPKFSLSGPKVKGPDFGIDAGLKTPDLNLKAPKIKGGIKAPDIGLNLPNADIKGTGLNVDVPNVNLKSPSQKFKFPTLPKFGISGPKLKHPEMDIHGDLETPDMNLSPRTIKGEMNVPQLGADLPNADFNIPKLDMKTPDLSINAPSGKFAIPKFSLSGPKVKGPDFGIDAGLKTPDLNLKAPKIKGGIKAPDIGLNLPNADIKGTGLNMNVPDIDLKSPSQKFKFPTLPKFGISGPKLKHPEMDIHGDLETPDMNLSPPIIKGEMNVPQLGADLPNADFNIPKLDMKTPDLAINAPSGKFAIPKFSLSGPKVKGPDFGIDAGLKTPDLNLKAPKLKGGIKAPDIGLNLPNADIKGTGLNVDVPNVNLKSPSQKFKFPTLPKFGTSGPKVNCPEVDIDGDLETPNFNLSAPKIKGKISAPDLGVDLPKANFKSPKLDMKTSDLDIGTPSAKFTMPKLNLSGPKVKGPDFDIDAGLKTPDLNLKAHKIKGGIKAPDVGLNLPSDDIKGSKFHLKIPDVDLKTPSRQFKFPTLPKFGISGPKLKHTELDIDADLKTPDLNLSAPKIKGEMNAPELAVNLPKADLNSPKLGTKTPHLAINGPSGKFTMPKFSLSGPKVKGPEFGIDTGMKTPDLNLKAPKLKGGVRAPDIGLNLPSADVKGTGLNMNVPDIDLKSPSRHFKSPTLPKFGISGPKVKRPEMDIRGDLETPDLNLSAPKMKGKISASEFGADLPKADFNIPKRGMKMPDLDLDAPSGKFTMPKFSPSGPKVKGPDFDIDTSLKTPDLSLKAPKFKGGIRAPDIGLNLPSADMKGTGLNMDVPDFDLKSPSLQFKSPTLPNFGISGPKAKRPEMDIRKDLETPDLDLSAPKIKGKINAPKFQINASEFGADLPKADFNIPKLGMKMPDLDIDAPSKKFTMPKFSPSGPKVKGPDFGIDTSLKTPDPNLTAPKIKGRIKTPEVDVDLPNGDMKGCEPDLKSSNFDLKSHMIKGEISSPDVIQSLPQTDIRESLNLNTPHLDLDALSGKLNVPTQKRPKYGPTELNMNRQQLDIDASSKMKSAINTSDKSDKSPKANLKGQVDIPKPNLKNPSVVEYADLPKGKGYNSPSTNIMCTPDIDLEVPGGTLKRSKVKLQKTFL; encoded by the exons atgaGGCACAGCAGGAGCAAGAGTTTCTCTGACAGCCTTGTCCTAGAAGATGTGGACAAAGGTGGTGTGATTGTCAAGAGCATCAGAGCTGACTCTTCCACTGACATAGGCCTGAAAGAAG gtgaTGAAATTATTGGTGCAACCATCCACTTCGACAAACTTAAGAAAGATGAGGTGTTGAGGGTACTGAAACTAATTGAACCTTATGATGAAAACATGAAAGTTCTGACAAAAGAAAGTTTGAAAGCCAGTGTAAGTTCTGGAATATTAAACAACTCCATTGCATCTCCAAAAGAA aTGCTTGAGGATTCTTACTCCAGACTTTTCCACAGCAAAGTACAGAGATTCCTGAACAGAGAACCATTTGTATGTGATGCGGCAAAAACATCAGCTGTTAAAATTGGTGACCTGAACAGCCAGCTTCTTGTCCAAGGGACAAGACTACATTTGGATGGACCAAGCTTTAAGAGTGACATTGCAGGCCCTTCTCAAAATTTGTCCAATATGATTGCGCAAACACCTCAAGTAGATATTGATGCTAAATGGTCAGGCCCAAAGATACAAGACACAAAAGCTCTGGAAGATTCCAGTTTCAGTGTACCAGACTTCAGCAAAAGCTGCCCAATGCCACCTATGGGATTATCTTCAAAACTGAAAGAACCAGATTTGGAGGACAATGTAAAGTGCCTTGAAGTTAATCTCTCGGGTCCTAATTCAGAATCTTCAGACATGGacctaaatatgaaaattgaCAGTATTAAAGGAGGTGACAATGTCTCTGGTATTGACATGTTAGATGACAGCACACATCGTCCTGAACTTGACCTGAAAGCAACAGATGTTGACCTCAAATCACCCTCTAAGAAATGTACATATCAAACATTACCTAAATTTGGAATGTCTGGGCCAAATGTAAAAGGGCCAGAAATGGACATTGATGGAGATCAGGAAACACCAGGGTTAAATTGCTCATCTCCTAAGATcctaaaggaaaacaatactccacAGTTTGGTGTGGATTTACCCAAAGCTGATTTCAACAGCCCTAAACTAGATATGAAAACATCAGATCTTGAAATGGGTGCCCCATCAGCGAAATTCACCATGCCAAAATTGAATCTGTCAGGGCCCAAAGTCAGAGGACCAGATTTTGATATTGATGCAGGCCTGAAAACACCTGATCTGAGTCTCAAACCTCATAAAATTAAAGGAGGAATTAAAGCTCCAGACATAGGTTTGAACTTACCCAGAGATGACATCAAAGGCTCtaaatttcacatgaaaataCCAGACGTTGACCTGAAAACTCCCTCTCGACAATTTAAACTTCCAACATTGCCTAAATTTGGAATCTCTGGACCTAAATTGAAACGTACAGAAGTGGACATTGATACGGATCTGAAAACGCCAGATATGAATTTCTCGGTTCCTAAGATCAAAGGAGAAACGATTGCCCCTGAGTTTGGTGTGGATTTACCCAAAGCTGATTTGAACAGCCCAAAACTAGGTACAAAAACACCACATCTTGACATCAATGCCCCATCAGGGAAATTCGCCATGCCTAAATTTAGTCTGTCAGGGCCCAAAGTGAAAGGACCAGAATTTGGCATTGATACAGGCCTGAAAACACCTGATCTGAATCTCAAAGCTCCTAAGCTTAAAGGAGGAGTTAGAGCTCCTGACATAGGTTTGAATTTACCTAGTGCTGACGTGAAAGGCACTGGACTTAATATGCATGTACCAGATATTGATCTGAAATCACCCTCTCGTCATTTTAAATCTCCAACATTACCAAACTTTGGAATCTCTGGACCTAAATTGAAACATCCAGAAATGGATATTCATGGAGATCTGGAAACACCAGACATGAATCTTTCACCTCCGACAATCAAAGGAGAAATGAATGTCCCTGAGTTGGGTGCGGATCTACCCAATGCTGATTTCAACATTTCTAAGCTAGATATGAAAACACCAGATCTTGCCATTAATGCCCCATCAGGAAAATTTGCCATACCTAAATTTAGTCTGTCAGGGCCCAAAGTGAAAGGACCAGATTTTGGTATTGATGCAGGCCTGAAAACTCCTGACCTGAATCTCAAAGCTCCTAAGATTAAAGGAGGAATTAAAGCTCCTGACATAGGTTTGAATTTACCTAATGCTGACATTAAAGGCACTGGGCTTAATGTGGATGTGCCAAATGTTAATCTGAAGTCTCCCTctcaaaaatttaaatttccaaCATTACCTAAATTCGGAATATCTGGACCTAAATTGAAACATCCAGAAATGGACATTCATGGAGATCTGGAAACACCAGACATGAATCTTTCACCTCGTACAATCAAAGGAGAAATGAATGTCCCTGAGTTGGGTGCGGATCTACCCAATGCTGATTTCAACATTCCTAAGCTAGATATGAAAACACCAGATCTTGCCATTAATGCCCCATCAGGAAAATTTGCCATACCTAAATTTAGTCTGTCAGGGCCCAAAGTGAAAGGACCAGATTTTGGTATTGATGCAGGCCTGAAAACTCCTGATCTAAATCTCAAAGCTCCTAAGATTAAGGGAGGAATTAAAGCTCCTGACATAGGTTTGAATTTACCTAATGCTGACATTAAAGGCACTGGGCTTAATGTGGATGTGCCAAATGTTAATCTGAAGTCTCCCTctcaaaaatttaaatttccaaCATTACCTAAATTCGGAATATCTGGACCTAAATTGAAACATCCAGAAATGGACATTCATGGAGATCTGGAAACACCAGACATGAATCTTTCACCTCGTACAATCAAAGGAGAAATGAATGTCCCTCAGTTGGGTGCAGATCTACCCAATGCTGATTTCAACATTCCTAAGCTAGATATGAAAACACCAGATCTTTCCATTAATGCCCCATCAGGAAAATTTGCCATACCTAAATTTAGTCTGTCAGGGCCCAAAGTGAAAGGACCAGATTTTGGTATTGATGCAGGCCTGAAAACTCCTGACCTGAATCTTAAAGCTCCGAAGATTAAAGGAGGAATTAAAGCTCCTGACATAGGTTTGAATTTACCTAATGCTGACATTAAAGGCACTGGACTTAATATGAATGTACCAGATATTGATCTGAAGTCTCCCTctcaaaaatttaaatttccaaCATTACCTAAATTCGGAATATCTGGACCTAAATTGAAACATCCAGAAATGGACATTCATGGAGATCTGGAAACACCAGACATGAATCTTTCACCTCCTATAATCAAAGGAGAAATGAATGTCCCTCAGTTGGGTGCGGATCTACCCAATGCTGATTTCAACATTCCTAAGCTAGATATGAAAACACCAGATCTTGCCATTAATGCCCCATCAGGAAAATTTGCCATACCTAAATTTAGTCTGTCAGGGCCCAAAGTGAAAGGACCAGATTTTGGTATTGATGCAGGCCTGAAAACTCCTGACCTGAATCTCAAAGCTCCTAAGCTTAAAGGAGGAATTAAAGCTCCTGACATAGGTTTGAATTTACCTAATGCTGACATTAAAGGCACTGGACTTAATGTGGATGTGCCAAATGTTAATCTGAAGTCTCCCTctcaaaaatttaaatttccaaCATTGCCTAAATTCGGAACCTCTGGACCTAAAGTGAATTGTCCAGAGGTGGACATTGATGGAGATCTAGAAACACCTAATTTCAATCTCTCAGCTCCTAAGATCAAAGGAAAAATAAGTGCTCCTGATTTGGGTGTGGATTTACCCAAAGCTAATTTCAAGAGCCCTAAACTAGATATGAAAACATCAGATCTTGACATTGGTACCCCATCAGCAAAATTCACCATGCCAAAATTGAATCTGTCAGGGCCCAAAGTCAAAGGACCAGATTTTGATATTGATGCAGGCTTGAAAACACCTGATCTGAATCTCAAAGCTCATAAAATTAAAGGAGGAATTAAAGCTCCAGACGTAGGTTTGAACTTACCCAGTGATGACATCAAAGGCTCTAAATTTCATCTGAAAATACCAGATGTTGACCTGAAAACTCCCTCTCGACAATTTAAATTTCCAACGTTGCCTAAATTTGGAATCTCTGGACCTAAATTGAAACATACGGAACTTGACATTGATGCAGATCTGAAAACACCAGATTTGAATCTCTCGGCTCCTAAGATCAAAGGAGAAATGAATGCCCCTGAGTTGGCTGTGAATTTACCCAAAGCTGATTTGAACAGCCCAAAACTAGGTACAAAAACACCACATCTTGCCATTAATGGCCCATCAGGGAAATTCACCATGCCTAAATTTAGTCTGTCAGGACCCAAAGTGAAAGGACCAGAATTTGGCATTGATACAGGAATGAAAACACCTGATCTGAATCTCAAAGCTCCTAAGCTTAAAGGAGGAGTTAGAGCTCCTGACATAGGTTTGAATTTACCTAGTGCTGACGTGAAAGGCACTGGACTTAATATGAATGTACCAGATATTGATCTGAAATCACCCTCTCGTCATTTTAAATCTCCAACATTACCAAAATTTGGAATCTCTGGACCAAAAGTGAAACGTCCTGAAATGGACATTCGTGGAGATCTGGAAACACCAGACTTAAATCTTTCAGCTCCCAAGATGAAAGGAAAAATCAGTGCTTCTGAGTTTGGTGCGGATCTACCCAAAGCTGATTTCAACATTCCTAAGCGAGGAATGAAAATGCCAGATCTTGACCTTGATGCCCCATCAGGGAAATTCACCATGCCCAAATTTAGTCCATCAGGGCCCAAAGTGAAAGGGCCAGATTTTGACATTGATACAAGCCTGAAAACACCTGATCTGAGTCTCAAAGCTCCTAAGTTTAAAGGAGGAATTAGAGCTCCTGACATAGGTTTGAATTTACCTAGTGCTGACATGAAAGGCACTGGACTTAATATGGATGTACCAGATTTTGATCTGAAATCACCCTCTCTTCAATTTAAATCTCCAACATTACCAAACTTTGGAATCTCTGGACCTAAAGCAAAACGTCCTGAAATGGATATTCGTAAAGATCTAGAAACACCAGACTTAGATCTTTCAGCTCCTAAGATAAAAGGAAAAATCAATGCTCCTAAGTTTCAAATCAATGCCTCTGAGTTTGGTGCAGATCTACCCAAAGCCGATTTCAACATTCCTAAACTAGGAATGAAAATGCCAGATCTTGACATTGATGCCCCATCAAAGAAATTCACCATGCCCAAATTTAGTCCGTCAGGGCCCAAAGTGAAAGGGCCAGATTTTGGCATTGATACAAGCTTGAAAACACCTGATCCGAATCTCACAGCTCCTAAAATTAAAGGGAGAATCAAAACTCCAGAGGTAGACGTTGATTTACCCAATGGTGACATGAAAGGCTGTGAACCTGACCTCAAATCATCAAATTTTGACTTGAAATCACACATGATTAAAGGTGAAATCAGTTCCCCTGATGTAATTCAAAGTTTACCACAAACGGATATCAGAGAGTCGTTGAATTTGAATACACCACATCTTGATCTTGATGCTCTCTCAGGAAAATTGAATGTGCCAACACAAAAGAGACCTAAATATGGACCCactgaattaaatatgaatagaCAACAACTTGATATTGATGCATCCTCAAAAATGAAGAGTGCAATCAATACTTCTGACAAATCTGACAAATCACCCAAAGCTAATCTCAAAGGTCAAGTAGATATCCCCAAACCTAATCTGAAAAATCCCAGTGTTGTTGAGTATGCCGATTTACCAAAAGGGAAAGGATATAACTCGCCTAGTACTAATATCATGTGTACTCCAGATATTGACCTTGAAGTGCCTGGGGGCACATTAAAAAGGTCAAAGGTAAAGTTGCAAAAAACCTTCCTTTAA